Proteins co-encoded in one Cercospora beticola chromosome 7, complete sequence genomic window:
- a CDS encoding uncharacterized protein (CAZy:GH43): MLLFHCVSYLFFTLLHPTLASPLPAEDVFIRSLTKRDTILGPKLNGANFPDPAIIFVDKWYAFATRTIGSNIHIQVATSTDFNTWTLQRNADGSQYNALPNIPAWAVQGNPNTWAPDVNQLDDGSFVMYYSASTVQDKSKHCVGAAVSKSPLGPYSPTSDQPLVCPLAQGGAIDASGFNDNGQRYIMYKVDGNSLGAGGPCNSGVPPLKPTPLMLQAVASNGYTLQGNPTALLDHNGASDDGILEAPVLVKKNGLYFLLFSSGCFTTTNYDVDYATATSVRGPYTRASTPLLSTGRNGLSGPGGADFSKDLKFTVFHANANGGRAMYTAMVTVNGKQLSI, from the exons atgctcctcttccactgCGTTTCTTATCTTTTCTTCACATTACTGCACCCTACACTGGCAAGCCCACTGCCTGCAGAAGATGTCTTCATAAGGAGTCTGACCAAGCGGGACACAATATTGGGCCCTAAATTAAACGGAGCCAATTTCCCAG ATCCGGCTATCATTTTCGTCGACAAGTGGTATGCATTTGCAACAAGAACAATCGGAAGCAATATACACATCCAAGTTGCCACATCCACCGACTTCAACACTTGGACACTTCAACGCAATGCGGATGGCTCTCAGTACAATGCTCTGCCCAACATTCCTGCTTGGGCGGTGCAGGGAAATCCAAACACTTGGGCACCAGATGTCAATCAACTAGACGATGGAAGCTTCGTGATGTACTACAGTGCCAGCACTGTCCAAGACAAATCCAAACACTGCGTTGGAGCTGCTGTCTCCAAATCACCACTAGGTCCATACTCTCCAACTAGTGATCAACCCCTCGTGTGCCCGCTCGCGCAAGGCGGCGCAATTGATGCATCCGGCTTCAACGATAATGGTCAACGATATATCATGTACAAAGTCGACGGCAACTCCCTTGGTGCTGGTGGACCTTGCAACAGTGGCG TCCCTCCACTGAAACCCACGCCATTGATGCTCCAAGCAGTAGCATCAAACGGCTACACACTACAAGGAAACCCCACAGCTCTCCTCGACCACAACGGCGCCTCTGACGATGGAATACTCGAAGCACCCGTCCTGGTCAAGAAGAACGGACTCTATTTCTTGCTTTTCAGTTCAGGATGTTTCACAACGACAAACTACGATGTCGACTACGCTACAGCGACCTCAGTCAGAGGTCCATATACTCGAGCTTCCACTCCGCTGCTCTCCACAGGACGAAATGGACTTTCCGGGCCAGGAGGAGCCGATTTCTCGAAAGACTTGAAGTTTACGGTGTTCCATGCGAATGCGAATGGTGGGAGGGCGATGTATACTGCTATGGTCACAGTTAATGGGAAGCAATTGTCGATATGA